A stretch of the Streptomyces sp. NBC_00078 genome encodes the following:
- a CDS encoding putative hydro-lyase, with protein sequence MNQTEDRPVTVVDEHAHAWSPKAARARFRDGLTGPTAGVAAGHTQVNLISVPADWAYDMLLFCQRNPKPCPVLDVTDAGSVTTVLADGADLRTDLPRYRVWRDGELVDEPTDVREHWRDDLVSFLIGCSFTFEWALAGAGVPIRHVEQGRNVPMYVTDRQCRPAGRLHGPLVVSMRPVPPVHLAAAIRESSLLPAVHGSPVHCGDPSGLGIVDLGSPDFGDPVDAEPDDIPVFWACGVTPQAAVTASLLPFAITHAPGQMLLTDARDEQYRVA encoded by the coding sequence GTGAACCAGACGGAAGACCGCCCTGTGACCGTCGTCGACGAGCACGCGCACGCGTGGAGCCCGAAAGCCGCCCGGGCCCGGTTCCGGGACGGGCTCACCGGCCCCACCGCCGGAGTCGCGGCCGGCCACACCCAGGTCAACCTGATCTCGGTGCCCGCCGACTGGGCCTACGACATGCTGCTGTTCTGCCAGCGCAACCCCAAGCCCTGTCCGGTGCTCGACGTGACGGACGCCGGCTCCGTCACGACCGTCCTGGCGGACGGAGCGGATCTGCGCACCGATCTGCCGCGCTACCGGGTGTGGCGGGACGGCGAGTTGGTGGACGAGCCGACGGACGTACGTGAGCACTGGCGCGACGATCTGGTGTCGTTCCTGATCGGCTGCAGCTTCACCTTCGAGTGGGCGCTGGCCGGGGCGGGCGTCCCGATCCGCCACGTCGAGCAGGGCCGCAACGTGCCGATGTACGTGACCGACCGTCAGTGCCGTCCGGCCGGGCGGCTGCACGGCCCGCTGGTGGTGTCCATGCGGCCGGTGCCGCCGGTGCACCTGGCGGCGGCGATCCGGGAGAGCAGCCTGCTCCCGGCGGTGCACGGCAGCCCCGTGCACTGCGGCGATCCCTCGGGGCTCGGCATCGTCGACCTCGGCAGCCCCGACTTCGGCGACCCGGTGGACGCGGAGCCGGACGACATCCCGGTGTTCTGGGCCTGCGGAGTGACCCCGCAGGCGGCGGTGACGGCCTCGCTCCTGCCCTTCGCCATCACGCACGCACCGGGACAGATGCTCCTGACCGACGCCCGCGACGAGCAGTACCGCGTGGCCTGA